The DNA window ATCGAAGTGCTCGCGGCCATGGGAGACGGCGGAGCGGACATCCTCGCCTTTGAGACCATCCCGTCGCTTGAGGAGGCGCGGGCGATTCTTGTTGCGTTGGAAGGCAATCCGTCGCTGCCTGGCTGGATCGCCTTTACCTGCCGCAATGGCAGCGAGGTTGCCCACGGCGAACCGATCGCCGAATGCGCTGCGCTCCTGGATACGCATCCGCAGATAGCAGCCATGGGTCTGAACTGCACCTCGCCATCGCTGGTGATCTCCCTGCTCGATGAACTTCGCAGCCAGACCGCGAAGCCGCTGGTGGTCTATCCCAACTCGGGCCAGGTCTGGGACGCGGAGGAACGATGCTGGCTCGGCGACGGCGATCTCAGCTTCAGCGAGATGATCGGCTCGTGGCTCGACCACGGGGCTGGCTGGGTGGGAGGCTGCTGTGGCACCGGACCCGCGCATATTGCGGAGATCCGGCGCGTCATGGATGCGGGTTGAGATTGCCTACGCGGGTGGCAGAGCTTCGAGCGCGGCCTTTGTCTTGTCGTACAGCATCCGCGTCTCGGCAGACTGCTTCCGCAGGCCTTCCACGATATGAGCGGGTGCCTTGGCCATGAAGGCATCGTTGGTCAACTGACGGTCGGCAGCGGCGATTCCCTTCTCGTACTTGGCTAGATCTTTGGTGAGGCGTTCGCGTTCTGCGGGTACGTCGATCTGTCGCTCGTAGACGACGGCCACATCGAAGTTGCCCGTTGAGCGAGTGCCGTCGCCGGTAAGCGCGGCTTCGGCCAGTTCGACGCCACTGACACGAGCCAACTTGGCCAGCATGTCGGCGTTCGATTGCGCGAGAGCGCCCACTTCGGCGGTCGCGTGGACGCGGATTGTGGTCGCTTCCTTTTCGGGAACTCCCATCTCCTTGCGCAGACCACGCACAGCGACGATCAGCTCCTGAACGATCTCCATGGAGCGGACTGCGGCAGCATCTTCCGGATAGCTCTCTGCCTGGGGGAACCGCGTCAATGCGATGGATTTCGCTGGCGGTGCATCGTTGTACAGGGCATGCCAGATCTCTTCCGTGATGAACGGCATGAACGGTGAAAGCAGGCGCAGCGCGGACTCGAAGACAGAGGTGAAGGCTTGCAGCGACGTGAGCGCCTCGGTATTGTCCGCGCCTGCTTCGAAGTTCAGGCGGAGCTTGATGATCTCGAGATACCAGTCGCAAAGTTCGCCCCAGAAGAACTGGTAGACCGCGCTGGCGGCCTCGTCGAAGCGGTAGTCGGCTAGCGACTTGTTGACTTCGGCGGCGGTGGTGCCCAGGCGCGAGAGAATCCAGCGGGTTTCGAGAGGGAGCTTTGTCGATCCAGCCCACATCTCAGAGTCGAGATGCGGGGCACCCGGATTTGTGGCCAGGCCAGCTTCCTTCGCCCGCTCGATGTTCATGAAGAGGAAGCGGGCGGCGTTCCAGATCTTGTTGGCGAAGGCGCGGTTGCCTTCGGTGCGAGCCTCGGAGAAGGCGATGTCCGTGCCGGGCGAGGCCATGCTTGCGAGCGTGAAACGCACCGCGTCCGTGCCGAACTTCGTGATGACCTCGATGGGGTCGACCACGTTGCCCTTGGTCTTCGACATCTTCTGGCGGTCGGCGTCGCGTACCAAAGCGTGGATGTAGACCTCGCGGAACGGGACCGCATCGGCAAGTGTGCGTTGCGATCCATCGGGCATGGGCACATCGAGCATGAAGTGACTGCCGAGCATGATCATGCGCGCCACCCAGAAGAAGAGGATGTCGAAGCCGGTGACGAGGAGTTGCGTGGGGTAGAACGCGGCGAGGTCAGGGGTTAGGGTGGGTGCACCCGTCGCCGCATGGGCGTTCGGCCAGCCGAAGACGGTGAACGGCAGCAGGCCCGACGAGAACCAGGTGTCGAGAACGTCGGTCTCCTGTGTGATCTCGCTCGAGCCGCAGTGTTCGCACATGGTCGGCGTGTCGCGGGCTACCGTGATCTTCGCGCAGATGGCGCAGTGCCACGCCGGGATGCGATGTCCCCACCAGAGCTGGCGCGAGATGCACCAGTCGTAGATGTTCTTCATCCACTCGTCGTAGGTCTTGCGGTACTGGTCGGGGGTGAACTTAATGTGTCCCTGCTCGACCGCGGCGATGGCCTTGGCGGCAATGCTCTCGCCGCCTGCAGCGGGAGTCTTGTTCACCGCGACAAACCATTGCAGCGAAAGGCGCGGCTCGATCACGTCCTTGGTGCGGTCGCAGAGACCAATGGAGTTGTTGTGGTCCTTCACGCCGACGAGCAGGCCGAACTCTTCGAGATCAGCGACGATCTTCTTTCGTGCCTCGTAGCGGTCGAGGCCGTGGTACGGCGATCCGGGCAGGTCGATGTGCGCGGTCGTGTCCATTATGTTGATGTTCGGCAGTGAATGCCTCTGACCGATGGCGAAGTCGTTGGGATCGTGCGCAGGGGTCACCTTCACGGCACCGGTGCCGAACTCCGGCTTCGCCCAGTCGTCGGCGAGCACAGGAATCTCGCGGCCCACCAGCGGAAGCTTCAGCATCTTGCCAATCAACGCGGTGTAACGCTCGTCGGTCGGGTTGACGGCGACGGCAACGTCACCCAGCATCGTCTCGGGACGGGTCGTCGCAATGACAATAGATCCGCTGCCATCGGCCAGCGGATAGCGAATCTCGTACAGCCTACCCAACTGCTCTTCGTGAACCACTTCGAGGTCGGAAATCGCCGTCTGGCATCCCGGGCACCAGTTCACGATGTAGGCTCCGCGATAGATCAGGCCCTGCTCATAGAGTCGGACGAAGGCCTCCTTCACCGCGACCGAGAGCCGGTCGTCCATGGTGAAGTACTCGCGGCTCCAGTCGACGGTTGAGCCGAGGCGCTTCATCTGGTCGAGAATCGCGCCGCCGTAAAGTTGCTTCCATTGCCAGACGCGGGCCTCAAAGCCCTCGCGGCCCAGCGCCTGCCGCGTTGTGCCTTCGGCCTTCAACTGACGCTCCACCATCATTTGCGTGGCGATGCCAGCGTGGTCGGTGCCTGGCACCCACAGCGCGGTATCGCCCAGCATGCGGTGCCAGCGGGTCAGGATGTCCATCTCCGTCTGGTTCAGCATGTGGCCGATGTGCAGACGACCGGTGACGTTGGGCGGCGGCAGAAGCTGTGTGAACTTCCTTCCCTGTTCTTCCGTACCTGCTTCAGGCGTGGCTACGTCGAACAGGCGCTCGTTCACCCAGTAGTCGGCCCAGCGCTGTTCGATGACGGAGGGGTCGTAGGCTTTCGGTAACGCTTCTTTTACTTCACTCTGCGGTGTGTCGGTCTTATCGGTACTCATGAGATTTAAGGGTAGCAGGTCAACCCAGGCAGCGCGGAGATCGTCCTTTATCTGAGACAGAGGCCTCCTTCGCCGGCTTCATCTCCACTCACCCGATGTAGACTTCTGCCTTAGAGAGGGTTTCGGCCATGCACATCTTCATTCGGACCGCGCTGCTTGGACTACTCGCCGCCGCGCTCGGCACCCAGAGCGCAGCGGCCTCCAACGACCGGATCTCCTTCGGCAAAAACATTACCGTCACCGAGGGCGATCCCGCCAACGACATCGTCTGTATTGCATGCAGCGTCACCTTACAAGGGGACGTCCACGGCGACATCGTTACCGTCTTTGGCGGCATCAAGGCCGAAGGCTCGCGGGAGATATCCGGCGACGTGGTCGCGCTCGGCGGAGACCTCATCCTTCCCGGCAGCTCGACCTTGCAAGGCGATCTCGTTGTCGTCGGCGGCGACCTCGATCTCGGTCCTGAGGCAACCGTTCATGGCGACCGATCAGTCTTCCCCGGTCGCGCGTGGATACTTCTTCCCTTTGCTCCCTTGGTAATTCTTGCCGGGATCGTCTGGCTGGCCATCTGGCTGCTTCGGCGCAACCGCTATCGCTTCCCGATGTATCCCTATGGCCGCGGTCTCTAAGAGGAGGGCCCATGAGTAAGACAGAATCGACGATGGTGAAACTGGGCACGGTCGCGCCCCCATTTGAACTGCCTGACGTAATCAGCGGAAGCGGCATGAGCCGTGACGACATCTTCGCCAGCGCCGGAGACGAGGCACGCGGGTTGCTGGTGATGTTCATCTGCGTCCACTGCCCCTATGTAATGCACGTGGAGGCGGAGTTGGCGAAGATCAGCGAGGACTACGAAGGCCTGATCGCCATGGTTGCGATCCAGAGCAACGACACAGTCGAGTACCCCGATGACGGCCCCGCAGGCATGGCCGAGCAGGCTGCACGGGTCGGCTTCCGCTTCCCTTACCTTCTGGATGAGTCACAGGAAGTAGCCCGCGAGTACGACGCGGCCTGCACTCCCGACTTCTTCCTCTTCGATGCGCGGATGCGTCTTGCGTACCGGGGCCAGTTAGACGATAGCCGTCCTCGCCGTGGCGATTTTGGCAATGATATACCGGTTACCGGCAAAGACCTTCGCGCCGCCATGGACGCCGTCATCGCAGGTAAAGCGCCCAGCCCTGAGCAAAGAACCAGCCTGGGATGCAATATCAAGTGGAAGAGTTAGAAAGCACTGGACCGCGAACTTGAAGTCCGCGGCCCGACTTCTCGCATGAAGACTAAAGACTCTTATTGATGGCTGCGTCTGACCCATGCTGCTTCACCATCTTGTTGTAAAGCCCAAGAATGAGAAACGGCGCGGCCCACTGGCCGATAAACAAGGCCATGTCGGTCTTCTTTTGCGCCTTGTACGCTACTGAAACGCCCATCGACGCAAGCGCCGCGGCCAGGTAGACGCTAGACGGGATCTGCGATGTGAACTTCTCAATGGCTGCGGTAACTTGATCTTCCTGCGCTTCGCCGGGTGCTACACGATAGTCGGTCATTTGCCTCAATCTCCTAAGACGGATGTTCCGCCTGTAGGAAGAATGATGCCGATTTCGCGTTGCGCGAGAGTCTGGCTTCGTGAAATCTATGCGACTTTCATACTGCGAAAGAAACGGGATCAATACGTGGTGTGGAGCGCCTGACCGGCACCTTTCTGTTCTCGAACCAATTGCCCATCCCGCATGGTCAGGATGCGGTCGGCGATTTGGGCCGCCTCTGGGTTGTGCGTGATCATCAATACGGTCTGGTTGAGCTCCCGGCTCGCATCCCGCAACATCTCGAGGACCGCATCGGAGTTTTTTGTGTCCAGGTTGCCTGTCGGCTCATCGGCCAGAACGATCGATGGCCGGGTGACCAGAGCCCTTGCGATCGCGACCCGTTGCTGTTCGCCACCAGAGAGTTCGTTCGGACGATGGTCGAGTCGGCCAGCGATTCCGAGCTTCTCAGAGAGGTGCGCTAGAAGCTTGTGGTCGAGCGGCTTCTTCGTCTCCGCGCCCAGGTTCGCGATGTCATGCGCGATCTCAATGTTGCCAAGCGCCGAGAGTGTTGGCAGGAGATTGAACCGCTGGAAGATAAACCCGATGCGCGCGCGGCGCATCTTCGTCCGCTCCGCGTCCGACAGCTTGGCAAAGTCCGTTCCGGCGATGGTTACGGAGCCAGAAGTCGCATTGGTCAGTCCGCCCAGCACATAAAACAAGGTCGACTTGCCAGATCCGGACGGCCCGACGATGGCGACGAACTCGCCCTGTTCGATTGCGAAGTTGACGCCGTGGAGAGCATTTACTTCCAGCTTGCCGGAGCGATAGGTTTTACCGAGGTTCTGAGCGACGATGATAGGAGTCATTAGCACTATCAAGTTTATCTGCTTGAGGGGCCTGACGCGAACGGGGTTCGATGAAGATTGCAGTGTGGCTGTTTTATGGCGTGGCTGGCTGGTGCGCTATCGGGCTTGTGGGATCCATCCTCTCGATTGCGAGAGGCAAGCGCGCCGAGGCGCTTCGAAACTCCGCGTGGGTGGCAGTGGTGGGCGGTGCCTACCTGTTGACGCTGCTGGCTGTCTCCACGCTTCAGAGGCAGCGCGTGGTCGCCATCGGACAGGACCAATGCTTCGGTGCCATGTGCTTCCGGGTCACGGCCGTGGATGAGGTACCGGGCCTGGTAGCGGGATCGACCGACCGCGTCGTCCGAGTCCATATCGCAGTCGCAAACCACGGCAACTCTGCGGCGGAAGAAGGTGCTATCCGGGCGTATCTGCTGGACTCCAGGGGACGGCAGTGGTTCGCTCTCCCAGGGCTTTCAGGAAACCGGCTGACAAGCCGGGTTTCGGGCAGATCGGAGATCATCAGCCAGCCCATGTTCGGTGTGGCCAACGATGCCACTGGCCTGGGCCTCGTCCTGACCCATGGCAGCTGGCAGCCGCGGCAGTTTATCGTTGGCGACTCCGACAGCCTGGCCCATCGGCCCACCATCGTAGCGCTAGGCAGGTAGCAACGCCGCCGCCCCTAATTGGGGGTGAGTTCGGAGGTTGCGAGCGCCTGCGTGATCGCGGCCAGCAGGACTTCGGTCTCGACCGGCTTCTGCAGGAAGAGAGCTGCGCCTGCCTCAACCGAACGCTCCGCGTGGCTTGCACGGTCACGTGCGGAGAGCACAATCACCGGGATCTGTGCCTCGGATGGCTCGCCCTGCAGCATGTTCAGCACGGTGTAGCCATCGCCGCTGGGCATACCCAGGTCGAGCAGGATCAGGTCGGGCCGGTGTTTGCGCGCCTCGGCCACGACCGAAAGCCCATCTCCCGCACAGCACACCTCGTAGTTATTTGCACGCAAGCGGATCAACAGCGCCAGCCGCATCCCAGGGTCATCGTCCCCAATCAGGATTCTCTTCTTCGAGGAGTTCACCGCTGCCATGCACACCATCCACAGTCAGCCCCGCCCAGTCCTTGGGCGCAGGCCGTGATCTTCGACACCTACCCTCTACTTCGGCGAAAAGTCGCATCTACTGCTGAGGATCGTGAAGAAATGAACCGACTGGTAACGTGACCTCTTGTGTCAATCAGTCAGCCTGCGCGGTCGTCAGGGATGCCGCGCGCTCCGAGTGGCCTGAGTTCTCGGACGCTCGAGCCTCGGCATATGCGGCCGCGCCCAGAAGCGCGCAGGTATCGTCCAGGATGACCCGCACCGGGATCGCCTCCAGAATCGAAGACATGCGACCCTTGTCGGTAAACGCCTCGATAAAGGCACCTGCCTTCAGCGTCTTGAGGATCTTCGGGGCGATTCCGCCACCCAGATAGATTCCACCCAGAGCGAGCACCTTCAAGGCGACATTCCCGGCTTCCGCGCCATACGCCGACGCAAAGATGCGCAGTGTCTGGAAGCAGATGTCGCTTGTCCCGTTCTCCGCGCACTCCCCGATTACGGCGTTGGGGTCTTCCGTCGCAAGGCGCTGGGCGAGCCACACCGGCTCTTCCAACTTGAGAACGTCCTTGCAAAATCCGTAGACGTTTTTTATGCCGAGGCCGGAGACCACGCGCTCGAAGCTGACGCGGCCATGAAGCGTCCGGCGAAGATGATTCAGGAGCGCGATCTCGGTCTCGTTCCGCGCGGCAAAGTCGCAGTGTCCGCCCTCGGAAGGAATTGGGGTGTGGCTCTTCTTGCCGTCCCAGATGAGCATCGCCTGGCCCAGGCCAGTTCCGGCTGCAATCAGGCCGCGATGTCCGACCGCCGTTGGATCGCCTTCGTGGAGGGTGAAGATCTTGTCCGGCGCAAGCTCGGAGATTCCGTAGCCGTTCGCTTCGAGGTCGTTGATCAGGAAGATGTGCTCGATCGAGAGCGACTTCGACAGCTCCCGAACGTCGAGTTCCCACGGCAGGTTGGTCAGCTTCAGCCTTCCGTCGCGCACCGGGCCGGGCAGACCAAAGCACGCCGCCTTCACCTCGCTGCGGTCCAACTCCGCGCCGTGTGCGTCCGAGGAGAGAAAGTTGTTTACGATGTCATCCAGGCACGCAAACTCGTGCGCAGAGTACTTCTTATCGCGGAGAGCCTTCAGCCGCCCGTCTTCAAAATCGTAGAGTGCCAGGTGGACCTTGGTTCCACCCACGTCGCCAGCAAGAATCATCTAGGAAAGCTCCAGTGTGCCGACGAGCATTGAATTTGGACCCGCAATCGTCGGTGCAGGCAGCTTAGACGCTGCAGCAGCATCGAGCAAGAGAGAAAGCTTGCCGGAGGCCGGGCGGATCAGTTGGGAGGGGGTGGTATCGGGCTGGTAAGGCCCAAGCATGACCTGCGCGAGGATCTCTGCCTTGGCAGCTCCCTCGATCAGAAACGCGACCTCGCGGCCGTGGTTGATCACCGGTTTGGTCAGCGTGATGCGCCAGGTGTCCTTTTGAGGGACATGGTTCGGAGTGACGATTAGGCTGATTTCTTCGAGCGCAGCTGTGTGCGGAAAGAGCGATGCTGTGTGCCCGTCGTCGCCCATGCCCAGAAGGATCAGGTCGAAGGTCGGGGTCTCCGCGCCTTCGAGCTTGAAGGTGTTGCGAATCTCGGACTCGTAACGTGCGGCGGCCTCGGTCGGGTCGAGCTCGCCTTCCATACGGTGAATGCGCTCGGCGGGTAGCGGGACATGGTCCAGCAGCGCCTGCTTGGTCATCAGAAAGTTCGAATCCTTGTCGGTCGGCGGAACGCAGCGCTCATCCACCCAGAAGAGCTCTAGTTTGTCCCACGGAGTCTCGGCGGCAAAGGGCTTCGCCGGATCGGCAAGGAACGTGAACATCCGCTTGGGCGTGGATCCGCCAGATATCGCAATCCGTGCTACGCCACGCGCGGCGACAGCGGACTTGGCATGCGCGGTAAACAACGCGGCGGCAGCCTCTGCGACGGCATCGGCGGTGGGAGAGACGTAGTAGGTTACGGTTGCTGCGGGAGGCATCGCGGAGTCCTTTGAGATCTCTGATTGTTCTTCGAAACTGCGTGCTTTGAAACCATGCGCCGCCGGAGAACATCCCCCGGCGGCCACAGCGATCATCGATACATCTTTTACCGAAACAAAACTAGAGCTTGCGCCAGCTCCGGCCATCGGCTTCGATCAGCTTGTCCGAAGCTTCCGGACCCCAGCTTCCTGCCGCGTAGTTCGGGAAGTCGACGTTACCGTCCTTCTCCCACGCTTCAAGAATTGGTGTGAACAGTGCCCAGGTTGCTTCGACACCGTCGCGGTGCGCGAACAGAGTTCCGTCGCCGAGCATCGCGTCGAGCAGCAGACGCTCGTAGCCGTTGGCGGATGACTTGCCGAACGCCTCTGCGTAGCTGAAGTGCATGTCCACCTGAGCGACGTTGGTCGTCGGACCGGGGACTTTGGCTCCGAAGCGGAGCGAGATGCCCTCGTCGGGCTGAATGCGCATGGTGATGACATTCTGCTCGATCTTGTCGTCGCTCGAGTTGGTCTTGAAGAGATGGGTTGGCGGCTGCTTGAAGACGATGCTGACCTCGGTCACGCGCTTGCCGAGCCGCTTGCCTGCGCGAAGGTAGAACGGAACTCCAGCCCAGCGCCAGTTTTCTATCTCGAGCTTGATCGCACCGAAGGTCTCGGTGTGCGACTCTGGATTGACGCGGTCTTCCTGGCGATAGCCGATCACATCCTGCCCATCGACCTTGCCCGGTCCATACTGGCCGCGCACCGTGTTCTCGACCGGAATGCCTTCGATCGAGCGCCAGACCTTCAGCTTCTCGGTGCGAACGGCGTTTGCCTGGAACGAGTCCGGTGGCTCCATCGCTACGAACGAGAGAACTTCCATCACGTGGTTCTGCAATACGTCGCGAACCAGGCCAGCCTTCTCGTAGAACGGGCCACGACCTTCGATACCGATGCTCTCTGCCGCCGTGATCTCGACGTGGTCGATGTAGTTGCGGTTCCAGATCGGCTCGAAGATACCATTGCCGAAGCGGAAGACGAGGATGTTCTGCACCGTCTCCTTGCCGAGGTAGTGGTCGATGCGGAAGATCTGGTCTTCGGAGAGGACCGCGTTCACGTCGTCGTTCAACTTGCGCGCCGATTCGAGATCGGTACCGAAGGGCTTCTCGATGATGACGCGAACCCAGTTCGACGCTCCCTCCGCGGGGCAGGCCATGCCGCGCTTGCCCAGGCGCTGAATGATGTCCGCGAAGAACTCCGGCGCAACGGCGAGATAGAACAGGCGGTTGCCTTTGGTCTTGAACTTCTCGTCCAAACCGGCAAGATAGGTCTTCAGCTTCTCGAAGCCCTCGTCATCATCGAAGTTGGTGGCAAAGTACTGGACGCGATCGAGGAACGGCTGCAGCTTGGCCTCATCAGCGTCCACGCCGCCGCCCTTCATGATGCCGTCCTTCATGTCCGGCCCAAAGGTGGCTGACAGATCGCGGCGCGCGACGCCTACGACCGCGAAGTCCTCAGGCAGGAGGCCCGCCTGGTCAAGGTGATACAGCGCAGGCAGCAGTTTGCGCTTGGTCAGGTCGCCGGAGGCGCCAAAGATGACGACGATGCACGGCTCGGGGGTGCGTTCGC is part of the Granulicella aggregans genome and encodes:
- the zwf gene encoding glucose-6-phosphate dehydrogenase gives rise to the protein MTTTPAQLDAHKKGERTPEPCIVVIFGASGDLTKRKLLPALYHLDQAGLLPEDFAVVGVARRDLSATFGPDMKDGIMKGGGVDADEAKLQPFLDRVQYFATNFDDDEGFEKLKTYLAGLDEKFKTKGNRLFYLAVAPEFFADIIQRLGKRGMACPAEGASNWVRVIIEKPFGTDLESARKLNDDVNAVLSEDQIFRIDHYLGKETVQNILVFRFGNGIFEPIWNRNYIDHVEITAAESIGIEGRGPFYEKAGLVRDVLQNHVMEVLSFVAMEPPDSFQANAVRTEKLKVWRSIEGIPVENTVRGQYGPGKVDGQDVIGYRQEDRVNPESHTETFGAIKLEIENWRWAGVPFYLRAGKRLGKRVTEVSIVFKQPPTHLFKTNSSDDKIEQNVITMRIQPDEGISLRFGAKVPGPTTNVAQVDMHFSYAEAFGKSSANGYERLLLDAMLGDGTLFAHRDGVEATWALFTPILEAWEKDGNVDFPNYAAGSWGPEASDKLIEADGRSWRKL
- the glk gene encoding glucokinase produces the protein MILAGDVGGTKVHLALYDFEDGRLKALRDKKYSAHEFACLDDIVNNFLSSDAHGAELDRSEVKAACFGLPGPVRDGRLKLTNLPWELDVRELSKSLSIEHIFLINDLEANGYGISELAPDKIFTLHEGDPTAVGHRGLIAAGTGLGQAMLIWDGKKSHTPIPSEGGHCDFAARNETEIALLNHLRRTLHGRVSFERVVSGLGIKNVYGFCKDVLKLEEPVWLAQRLATEDPNAVIGECAENGTSDICFQTLRIFASAYGAEAGNVALKVLALGGIYLGGGIAPKILKTLKAGAFIEAFTDKGRMSSILEAIPVRVILDDTCALLGAAAYAEARASENSGHSERAASLTTAQAD
- a CDS encoding thioredoxin family protein, which encodes MSKTESTMVKLGTVAPPFELPDVISGSGMSRDDIFASAGDEARGLLVMFICVHCPYVMHVEAELAKISEDYEGLIAMVAIQSNDTVEYPDDGPAGMAEQAARVGFRFPYLLDESQEVAREYDAACTPDFFLFDARMRLAYRGQLDDSRPRRGDFGNDIPVTGKDLRAAMDAVIAGKAPSPEQRTSLGCNIKWKS
- the mmuM gene encoding homocysteine S-methyltransferase → MPARMVLDGGSATELERKGYDVSGTLWSARALIDAPDLVRAVHLDYLAAGADCISTASYQLSFAGMQEAGFSATEPVAALRQSVLLAREACAISAQTTGRHAVVAASLGAYGASLHNGSEYHGNYACTFQELVDFHRSRIEVLAAMGDGGADILAFETIPSLEEARAILVALEGNPSLPGWIAFTCRNGSEVAHGEPIAECAALLDTHPQIAAMGLNCTSPSLVISLLDELRSQTAKPLVVYPNSGQVWDAEERCWLGDGDLSFSEMIGSWLDHGAGWVGGCCGTGPAHIAEIRRVMDAG
- a CDS encoding response regulator translates to MAAVNSSKKRILIGDDDPGMRLALLIRLRANNYEVCCAGDGLSVVAEARKHRPDLILLDLGMPSGDGYTVLNMLQGEPSEAQIPVIVLSARDRASHAERSVEAGAALFLQKPVETEVLLAAITQALATSELTPN
- a CDS encoding ABC transporter ATP-binding protein, whose amino-acid sequence is MTPIIVAQNLGKTYRSGKLEVNALHGVNFAIEQGEFVAIVGPSGSGKSTLFYVLGGLTNATSGSVTIAGTDFAKLSDAERTKMRRARIGFIFQRFNLLPTLSALGNIEIAHDIANLGAETKKPLDHKLLAHLSEKLGIAGRLDHRPNELSGGEQQRVAIARALVTRPSIVLADEPTGNLDTKNSDAVLEMLRDASRELNQTVLMITHNPEAAQIADRILTMRDGQLVREQKGAGQALHTTY
- the pgl gene encoding 6-phosphogluconolactonase, whose protein sequence is MPPAATVTYYVSPTADAVAEAAAALFTAHAKSAVAARGVARIAISGGSTPKRMFTFLADPAKPFAAETPWDKLELFWVDERCVPPTDKDSNFLMTKQALLDHVPLPAERIHRMEGELDPTEAAARYESEIRNTFKLEGAETPTFDLILLGMGDDGHTASLFPHTAALEEISLIVTPNHVPQKDTWRITLTKPVINHGREVAFLIEGAAKAEILAQVMLGPYQPDTTPSQLIRPASGKLSLLLDAAAASKLPAPTIAGPNSMLVGTLELS
- a CDS encoding valine--tRNA ligase — translated: MSTDKTDTPQSEVKEALPKAYDPSVIEQRWADYWVNERLFDVATPEAGTEEQGRKFTQLLPPPNVTGRLHIGHMLNQTEMDILTRWHRMLGDTALWVPGTDHAGIATQMMVERQLKAEGTTRQALGREGFEARVWQWKQLYGGAILDQMKRLGSTVDWSREYFTMDDRLSVAVKEAFVRLYEQGLIYRGAYIVNWCPGCQTAISDLEVVHEEQLGRLYEIRYPLADGSGSIVIATTRPETMLGDVAVAVNPTDERYTALIGKMLKLPLVGREIPVLADDWAKPEFGTGAVKVTPAHDPNDFAIGQRHSLPNINIMDTTAHIDLPGSPYHGLDRYEARKKIVADLEEFGLLVGVKDHNNSIGLCDRTKDVIEPRLSLQWFVAVNKTPAAGGESIAAKAIAAVEQGHIKFTPDQYRKTYDEWMKNIYDWCISRQLWWGHRIPAWHCAICAKITVARDTPTMCEHCGSSEITQETDVLDTWFSSGLLPFTVFGWPNAHAATGAPTLTPDLAAFYPTQLLVTGFDILFFWVARMIMLGSHFMLDVPMPDGSQRTLADAVPFREVYIHALVRDADRQKMSKTKGNVVDPIEVITKFGTDAVRFTLASMASPGTDIAFSEARTEGNRAFANKIWNAARFLFMNIERAKEAGLATNPGAPHLDSEMWAGSTKLPLETRWILSRLGTTAAEVNKSLADYRFDEAASAVYQFFWGELCDWYLEIIKLRLNFEAGADNTEALTSLQAFTSVFESALRLLSPFMPFITEEIWHALYNDAPPAKSIALTRFPQAESYPEDAAAVRSMEIVQELIVAVRGLRKEMGVPEKEATTIRVHATAEVGALAQSNADMLAKLARVSGVELAEAALTGDGTRSTGNFDVAVVYERQIDVPAERERLTKDLAKYEKGIAAADRQLTNDAFMAKAPAHIVEGLRKQSAETRMLYDKTKAALEALPPA